A single genomic interval of Rosistilla ulvae harbors:
- the bioB gene encoding biotin synthase BioB produces the protein MQDVATGTWHGLADRVLAGESIGRDEALSILRADDTQVLDILAAAYRIRHRYHGNTVQLYFLMNAKSGLCPEDCGYCSQSKISNAPVEKYTILNREKLMDAARVAAERQAKTYCLVISARGPNEREMKAVETIVPEIKAKYDLKICACLGLLTEEHAQRLKAAGVDRVNHNLNTSENHYKEICTTHTFADRKETLHHVRNAGMELCSGGIIGMGETDDDVVDMAMELRELKVESIPLNFLNAVDGTPLEGNDQLTPAYCLKALAMFRFVNPDRELRISGGREIHLRSLQPLGLYAANSMFVGDYLTTQGQPPQADYDMIRDLGFEVTINEETVTS, from the coding sequence ATGCAAGACGTAGCGACTGGGACTTGGCATGGATTGGCAGACCGCGTGTTGGCGGGGGAGTCGATCGGACGCGACGAGGCGCTGTCGATTCTGCGGGCCGATGACACTCAGGTGCTCGATATTCTGGCGGCCGCTTACCGGATCCGCCATCGATACCACGGCAACACCGTGCAGCTGTATTTCTTGATGAACGCTAAGAGCGGTCTGTGCCCCGAGGATTGCGGCTACTGCTCTCAGTCGAAGATCTCCAACGCACCGGTCGAGAAGTACACGATTCTCAACCGCGAAAAGCTGATGGATGCGGCTCGCGTCGCTGCGGAACGCCAAGCAAAAACGTACTGCTTGGTAATCTCCGCTCGCGGTCCCAACGAGCGCGAGATGAAGGCTGTCGAGACAATCGTGCCGGAGATCAAAGCGAAGTACGATCTGAAGATCTGTGCTTGCCTAGGGTTGTTGACCGAAGAGCACGCCCAGCGACTGAAGGCGGCTGGCGTCGACCGCGTCAACCACAACCTGAACACCAGCGAAAACCATTACAAAGAGATCTGCACCACGCACACCTTTGCCGATCGCAAGGAGACCCTGCACCATGTCCGCAACGCGGGGATGGAGCTGTGCAGCGGTGGGATCATTGGAATGGGCGAGACCGATGACGACGTCGTCGACATGGCGATGGAGCTTCGAGAACTGAAAGTCGAATCGATTCCGCTGAACTTCCTGAATGCCGTCGATGGCACGCCGCTGGAAGGGAACGATCAATTGACTCCCGCCTATTGCCTGAAGGCATTGGCGATGTTCCGGTTCGTCAATCCCGACCGCGAACTGCGGATCTCCGGCGGCCGCGAAATCCATCTGCGATCGCTGCAACCCTTGGGGCTTTACGCCGCCAATTCGATGTTCGTCGGCGATTACCTGACGACGCAGGGCCAGCCACCGCAGGCCGATTACGACATGATCCGCGACCTCGGATTCGAAGTCACGATCAACGAAGAAACCGTCACGTCGTAA
- the ccoN gene encoding cytochrome-c oxidase, cbb3-type subunit I, translating to MATTDVTSQDAARSGDSQPGDLEHFSYDDTIVRMFATATVVWGLVATLVGLIVATFLVLPWLTNGLPWISFGRLRPLHTNAAIFAFAGNGIFAAVYYSTQRLCKARMWSDVLSRLHFWGWQAIIVAAAITLPMGITQSREYAELEWPIDIAIAIVWLLIFGGNFLMTLINRRERHMYVALWFYIATIVTVALLHVFNNLVIPSGLFHGYSVYAGVQDAFMQWWYGHNAVAFFLTTPFLGLMYYFLPKAAERPVFSYKLSIIHFWSLVFIYIWAGPHHLHYTALPEWASTLGMLFSLMLWMPSWGGMINGLLTLRGAWHKVAADPVLKFFVVGITFYGMATFEGPMLSIKAINALSHYTDWTIAHVHAGALGWNGFMIFGMMYWLMPRLYQTKIWSPKLVSLHFWTGTVGILLYIVPIYAAGLMQGLMWRAMDDTGHLVYPDFVETIQSIVPLWWLRVAGGTIYFSGVVMLAINALMTWANRPKTYEVPVYSAPRLSKEYHDEPLPPSVLQDAPVLELGKKLDVFSQMDWHRRWERLPVKFTVLTTLAVVIATLFEVIPTFLIRSNVPTIATVTPYTPLELAGRHIYVSEGCYNCHSQMIRPMVAETKRYGEYSKPGEFIYDRPFQWGSRRIGPDLQREGGKQSSFWHWTHFEDPELVSPGSVMPSYRHLIEEDLKFEAIQPLVETVHYLGAPYSEEDLTDTANVARRQAEVVAADIVRQGGPAGKQNKQVIALIAYLQRMGTDLFKTPEPEAESEEAAEGETDADVEVAVEAETETAEATDASETAE from the coding sequence ATGGCTACTACCGACGTAACATCGCAGGATGCCGCGAGATCAGGCGATTCGCAACCTGGAGACTTGGAACACTTTTCGTACGATGACACCATCGTACGGATGTTCGCCACGGCAACGGTTGTCTGGGGACTGGTGGCGACACTGGTCGGTCTGATCGTCGCTACGTTCCTTGTGCTCCCTTGGTTGACCAATGGGCTGCCCTGGATTTCGTTTGGCCGCTTGCGTCCGTTGCACACCAACGCTGCGATCTTCGCCTTCGCGGGCAACGGAATCTTCGCCGCGGTCTACTACAGCACCCAGCGATTGTGCAAGGCCCGGATGTGGAGCGATGTGCTCAGTCGGCTGCACTTCTGGGGCTGGCAAGCGATCATCGTCGCCGCCGCAATCACGCTGCCGATGGGGATCACGCAGAGCCGCGAATATGCCGAACTGGAATGGCCGATCGATATCGCAATCGCCATCGTTTGGCTGCTGATCTTCGGCGGCAACTTCCTGATGACTCTGATCAACCGCCGCGAACGGCACATGTACGTCGCGTTGTGGTTCTACATCGCAACGATCGTCACCGTCGCGTTGTTGCACGTCTTCAACAACCTCGTCATCCCGTCGGGCTTGTTCCACGGATACAGCGTTTACGCTGGCGTTCAGGACGCCTTCATGCAGTGGTGGTATGGCCACAATGCGGTGGCGTTTTTCCTGACCACGCCCTTCCTGGGTTTGATGTATTACTTCCTGCCCAAAGCGGCTGAACGGCCGGTGTTCAGTTACAAATTGAGCATCATCCACTTCTGGTCGTTGGTCTTCATTTACATCTGGGCTGGCCCGCACCACTTGCATTACACCGCGCTGCCCGAGTGGGCCAGCACGCTGGGCATGCTGTTTAGTCTTATGTTATGGATGCCCAGTTGGGGCGGCATGATCAACGGCCTGTTAACGCTGCGTGGGGCTTGGCACAAAGTTGCCGCTGATCCGGTGCTGAAGTTCTTCGTCGTGGGGATCACGTTCTACGGAATGGCGACCTTCGAAGGACCGATGCTGTCGATCAAAGCGATCAACGCGCTGAGCCATTACACCGATTGGACGATCGCTCACGTGCACGCTGGTGCCTTGGGTTGGAACGGTTTCATGATCTTTGGAATGATGTATTGGCTGATGCCTCGGCTGTACCAAACCAAGATCTGGAGCCCTAAGCTTGTCAGCTTGCACTTCTGGACCGGCACCGTCGGAATCCTGCTGTACATCGTTCCGATCTACGCTGCGGGACTGATGCAGGGCCTGATGTGGCGAGCGATGGACGACACCGGGCATCTGGTTTACCCCGACTTTGTCGAAACGATTCAATCGATCGTGCCGCTGTGGTGGCTGCGTGTCGCCGGCGGAACTATTTATTTCAGCGGCGTTGTGATGTTGGCGATCAATGCCCTGATGACCTGGGCCAATCGTCCCAAGACTTACGAGGTGCCGGTCTACTCCGCACCGCGATTGAGCAAAGAATACCACGACGAACCGCTGCCACCGAGCGTTTTGCAAGACGCTCCAGTTCTCGAACTGGGCAAGAAGTTGGATGTCTTCAGCCAGATGGATTGGCACCGCCGCTGGGAACGGCTGCCTGTGAAGTTCACCGTACTGACGACATTAGCCGTCGTGATCGCGACGCTGTTCGAAGTCATCCCAACGTTTTTGATCCGGTCCAACGTGCCGACGATCGCAACCGTAACCCCGTACACTCCTTTGGAGCTTGCTGGCCGACACATCTACGTTTCCGAAGGCTGCTACAACTGCCATTCGCAAATGATCCGGCCGATGGTTGCCGAGACGAAGCGCTATGGTGAATACAGCAAGCCGGGCGAGTTCATCTACGATCGGCCGTTCCAGTGGGGCAGCCGCCGGATCGGACCCGACTTGCAACGCGAGGGTGGCAAGCAGAGTAGCTTCTGGCACTGGACTCACTTCGAAGATCCCGAGTTGGTATCGCCTGGTTCGGTAATGCCGAGCTACCGGCATCTGATCGAAGAGGACCTGAAGTTCGAAGCGATCCAGCCACTCGTGGAGACCGTTCACTATCTGGGCGCTCCCTACAGCGAAGAGGATCTGACTGATACCGCGAATGTCGCGCGGCGGCAAGCCGAGGTGGTCGCTGCGGATATCGTTCGCCAAGGCGGGCCAGCGGGCAAGCAGAACAAACAAGTGATCGCGTTGATCGCTTACCTGCAACGGATGGGAACCGACCTTTTCAAGACTCCCGAACCCGAAGCCGAGTCGGAAGAGGCGGCCGAGGGTGAAACCGACGCCGACGTGGAAGTTGCTGTCGAAGCGGAGACCGAAACCGCCGAAGCGACCGACGCAAGCGAAACTGCGGAATAG